tataaaaacagcttcccaaaaaatgctcagtctttcacaagaaaggatggggcgaggtacacccctttgtccacaactgcgtgagcaaatagtcaaacagtttaagaacaatatttctcaaagtgcaattgcaagaaattaagggatttcaacatctacggtccataatatcatcaaaaggttcagagaatctggagaaatcactccacgtaagcggtatggccggaaaccaactttgaatgaccgtgaccttcgatccctaaggCGGCACTGTTTTAAAAACCAACATCTATCTCTAACGAatatcagcacatgggctcaggaacacttcagaaaaccactgtcactaaatacagtttgtcgctacatctgtaagtgcaagttgaagctctactatgcaaagcgaaagccatttatcaacaacatccagaaacgccgccagcttctctgggcccgagatcatctaagatggactgatgcaaagtggaaaagtgttctgtggtctgacgagtccacatttcaaattatttttggaaatattcgacatggtgtcatccggaccaaaggggaagcgaaccatccagactgttatcgacgcaaagttcaaaagccagcatctgtgatggtatgggggtgcattagtgccaaaggcatgggtaacttacacatctgtgaagacagcattaatgctgaaaggtatatacaggttttggaaacacatatgctgccatccaaccaccgtctttttcatggacgcccctgcttttttcagcaagacaatgccaagccacattcaggacatgttacaacagcatgtaGCATGTGCTgtaagaatgcgggtactttcctggcccgccagcagtccagacctgtctcccaccgaaaatgtgtggcgcattatgaagcgtaaaatacgacagcggaaaccccggctgaagctctacataaaccaagaatgggaaagaattccactttcaaagcttcaaaatttAGTTTACTCAGTtgccaaacgtttgagtgttaaaagaaaaggtgatgtaacacagtggttaatatgccgtttcccaactactttggcccgtgttgcagccatgaaattcaaagttaaatataatttgcaaaaaaaaaaattaagtttatgagttttaacatcaagattttgtctttgtagtgctttcaaggatttgcaaatcattgtattccatttatatttacatctaacacaatttcccaactcatgtggaaacgaggtttgtaagtAAACAGACAATTTTAGGtcagattttttgacagaaaggtaagtaaatgaaatacacagaaataatatacaaaatattagccactgctgctgctcactgctcccctcacctccgagggggtgatcaagggtgatgggtcaaatgcagagaataatttcaccacacccagtgtgtgtgtgtgacaatcattggtacttcaactttttttttatttttatggtttTGTAGTCCATTCCAGTCTTGTCGGGGAATACAATGTTGTCCCTgctgtcctttgacagctcttcaGCCATTGTGGTGAAGTAGCTGTTTTCGTGACAGGAGTCATTTGTCCACATAAAGAGTTATGACTAAGAGTGCTTTCCTAAAAGGACAGGACTACAATGAAAAAAGCTCTGTGGGAGTCAGAATGCGtgatggttgatcaaatacttatctcagacccgccccccccccctaaattattattttatgattacgcttaaaagaaaaagaaaaatcatgACAACTGCATTTCTCTGTCGCACTGCAGGTTTGTGGTGGGCTCCAACAGGGTGATCTTTATGTTGCGAGATGGCAGCTTAGCCTGGGAAGTGAAAGACTTCCTACTGACCCAGGAGCGATGCATGGACGTCACGGTAGAAGGACAGGTATTCCAGGGAAAGGCTGCCAGCAAGGACGACAGTAAACACAAGCAGCAGAAGGACGTGAACGCCAAAAAGACCAAGAAAAAGAAGACTGAGAGTAAGAAGGTAGATTTGGAGGGCAACAGAGCCAACAATAGACAGGAGGAACTATGATGGACTATCAGGGTTTCGTCCACTTCAAAGTCATTAATCAATGAACTAATCAATCTTTCTGGGTTGATTCCCTTGACTGCTGAGCACTCCCATTGGTGTTTTCTGAGCAACACATTGCTTTACAAATACCCTCTTGAAATTAGACTCTTGACGAAAGCTATCATTACAAGAGTGATGTCTCATCAATGGAAACATAGCACCTGGGATGTATTTCAGTACTTAACAGGATCCTATAATCTCACTTTTTGGAGGTAGTCATGAAATCAGTTAATTATGGGAGGTGTTCATTTCCCTGGTACAGATAAGCATGTTGGAGGCATTCAATTGGACTTTTGTTTCTGGTTTGTCTAGGACTGTTAATGTCCAGCAacacttcaaaatgttcaaatcagcccacacattttttattttttattttcacaaaatttaAGAATAAACGTTTTTTCAACACTCCAGTGCCATTGACAAATCCATATGTATTTGAACATATTTCATTAATTCTACGCAATAAACTGGCAGTAACTGACATTTActgaggtttttttattagcaattTAGCTTTTGTGACAAATCCACCACCCTATGCTATATAGATATCTTCCTGACTTGTCtaaaaattgatttcaattatttAATAAGAAGAGTTGAATTGTAATATTTGACACCCTATTAAAACATCACaattggtaaattgacttagaaTTAGATTTTTATGAAAAATACACTTTTGGAAATGAGCCAGGTTACCGTTTTGGGAGATGCCATATCCTGGGATAGTCACATGATTTTCAGAAAAGACTAAGTACTAAATGTTTATTTTACTGTATGTCACTTAGAGAGttaattaataaaaacattaagTTGCATAGGACCAGTTAGACACTGTTAAAGTGTTATTGGTTGAAAGTAAAGGTAACGGAACTTCACAAACTAAAACTGGAGTATGATTTCTTTATTCATACACAAGACCCCTCAACCGTAGTGTCTGAAACCAAATTACTCATCTCATTATAGGAAATTGTTATATTCAAAATATAATCCATTATGTATTAGTGTAGGACAGGAGTGTCCCAACTTTATCcagggagggttgcccacataaaCACTAAAAGGACCTTGAAATATTCTGCACAAAAAAGATGCTAAAAAACAATCCAATGTAGGTCAATACATGCAAAGCCATCTGAATGAAACAATTTAGCTTTATATTATTGGTTTAAagaaaagccttttttttaatctaattgtACATTCGATTAATATTTCGATTTATTTGCACGGCCCTTCTTTGTGAGGTTTGCATGTTTTCCTTGTGACTGCGTGTTGTTTTCTGGGTGCccagcttccttccacctccaacaCAACATTTTTGGATTGTTTAATAATCAGGTTATCTAAATAACAGACATGTGCATGGGGATGGGCAGATGgacaacactaaataggccccaGTATGtaacgtgagtgtgaatggttgtctatctgtgttggccctgcaattaggtggagacttgtcctgCCTTCCACctacctgagtgcagctgggataggtgtCAGCTCCCCTGCTACACAGAAAGacacaacctgtagaaaatgaatggaattATTTTTACAATTATGCAGATGAGTTACAGGCTGAAAATGACCTGCTGTACTTTGGACATCAACACACAATCTTAACTATACAGTACATGTGGTCCAGAACACGCCTAAAAGTATACTTAAATAAAACAAGTAATTTTAAAGTACATGCATAaagtttagagcagtggttctcaaatgggggtacttgaaggtatgccaaggggtacgtgagatttttttgaatattttaaaaatagcaacaattcaaatatcctttataaatatatttcatgaataatacttcaagaaaatactAATGTacagtaagttcataaactgtgaaaagaaatgcaacaatgcaatattcaatgttgacagccagatttttttgtggacatgttccataaatataaatGTCAGAGACTTCttttttagtgaagaaatgtttagaattaagttcatgaatccagatggatctctatttcaatccctaaagagggcactttaagttgatgattacttctatgtgtagaaatatttttttgtaattgaatcactcgtttatttttcaacaagtttttagttatttttatctttttttccaagtagttccagaaagactactacaaatgagcaatattttgttatacaatttaataaatcagaaacagatgacatagtgctgtattttccttctttatctcttttttttttcaaccaaaaattcttgctctgattagggcaggggtcgggaacctttttggctgagagagccatacaagccaaatatttttaaaagtatttccgtaagagccatatatatatatatatatatatatattttttttttaacactgaatacaactatatgcgtgcatttttaagaaagaccaacatttttagagtagaataagtctcttattctttttaataacattgttattctgaggctgaccaaaaataaataaaatacttcttcccattaatgagacttcttgaacaggtgcggtagaaaccggatggatggatgaaaaagtgCATGAGAATgtgttatattttgaacattatttttgacactgtgattaccagcggaattattcattacttatcacgttaagcaatgtcagataagatttatctgagagcctggtgcagtcatcaaaagagccacatctggctctagagccataggttccctacccctggattagggggtacttgaattaaaaaatattcacggggggtacatcactgaaaaaagattgagaaccactgaaagTAGTAAAACCAAATAAGTTATTTTAAAGTATGTTTTAAATAAGCATATGATTTAGTTGTGGAGGAAGTACGATTGAAAATAgtgtctttattttgaaaagcctcACATCCGGGATGTGTGACAGCGACTCACTTGACGCGGAGGGGATGTCTCATGGCAGCGTCGTTTTTAAAGCAAAGTCTTCATCATTGAACGTCGTCCGCGGATATTCCTGTCCTGGGCTCACTTTACTGGACTGCTCAACGTAGGGGGCGGTTGTTCGTAGTGGAGTTGTACTTTTTACCAATGTGTTCCAAGTCGGCTGCGTCCAGCACGACCACACCCTCCCCGCTTCCTCGTCGCTGTTCAGCGGGAGCAGCGCTTTGTAGCTGCGGGAATAACGGACACTTCTTCCAAACACACCTTTAAATCCTCGCTAATGGACTACAGCGCTGGACCACCGAGCGGCATGGCCCAGAGAAGCGAGTGGACAGCCGGGCAACGCGGGCTTCCAGGCGCCGTCGTCCCGTGTAAGGACTGCTAGGAGGAGGTGGACATCCGGACGCTGCGAATGGAGTCCGGCAGACCGCAGCTAGCTTGTAACCGGGGAGTGTGCGTCAACACCAGCTTGAAACTGGATGGACTTTAACCGACTGGATCGATCCGACGTGAGCGGGATTGATCGAAGGATGGTGTCCGAGGGAGAGCCACCTCTTCCCGCTGTCCAGACGTGCTGGCCGGGTGGTGCCCGGTGTTTCCCCAGTGAGCCAGACCGGGCCAGCGGGTGGTCAAGCTGCCGCTGCACACCAGCAGCTCTCCTCAGGGTGGACTTAAAATGATATCCTGTTGAAAGACACTTCAGTTTGCTATCTATTAACCATTTTTAACATTTGACTAATTAGCACAGAAACACATCTAATTCCAAGTGCATAGAACATATCAAATCTGCCATATGGGATGCTTTTTAGTGCACACACATTGCAGTATGTGTGATTTTGTGTATAATTTAACTTGTgagattagttttttttttaaattcagggCATTTAAAACTGGTAGCTTTATTAAGTATGACTTACATAAGCCATTGTGGGAGTATGTCATTTAGGTTTGAATTCAGTTTGCCTAACAATGCCATTCAAATAATGCagtcattttttttcatttgtaagACTTCAGTTAGCATATAATTTTCTTTGCAGGAATTTAaggaattattttttgttttctggCCAGATTTAACATTTAAAGATTGGAGCGGAGGCTCTAAATGGAACGATGCAGTTTGCGGCAGCAGTAAAAAAAGTCACCTAGGCAGAAGATTAGTGACGATTTCCACTCCGCTATCATGGCGAGTGGCGGCTCCGGCAAGTCGTCTGGCGAAGGATCCGCTGTCGTCCCCGGTGGAAGTCTGCAACAGAGGAAGCGTCTCTCGTCCGTCTGTGATGCGTGCAAAGCCAAGATGCAGCTCGTGGCGGACCTCCTCCTCTTGTCCAGCGAGACCAGGCCGATTATGGCATCCGAGGGCATGGCGTTGGCCGACACGTTCGACCAGTGCCGGGACACGGTCATCGCACGGACCAAAGAGCTCTCAATTCTCACGCATGACATCCAGAGCCAGCTCAACATGGGCAGATTCACAGAGGTGGGGGACCGCCTGTCAGAGATGGCCGATTTGGTCGTGTCTTTGACAGAGTGCTCCGCTCACGCTGCGTATTTGGCGGCGGTGGAGACCACGGGCTCACAGCCTTGCTCGCTTGGTCTCGTGGACCGCTACAAAGTGACCCGCTGCCGTCACGAGGTGGAACAAAGCTGCGGCGTCCTCCGAGGAACCGCCCTGCCGGATCTCACCCCTCAGCTCCTCCTGGAGATCTCCCAGAACATCTCCACCAACCTCAAGACTTTGACGGACATCTCTTCACTGGCCAGCGAGAGGTCCAGGGACCGCTTTGCCAAAGAGCAGTTCAAGTTAAGCGTCAAGAGCATGAGCACCAGCGGCACCGCCTTCTTGGCGTGTGTGAGGGAGATTAAGACCCAGCCCGGCGAGCTCACAAGGAACCGCTGTGTCCTCTTCAGCGGCGCTCTGGTCCACGCTGTCAACGCTCTGGTCGGGTTCGCCACAGAGCCTCTGTTCCTGGGAAGAGCTGCGAGTATCTCCACTGAAGGGAAGGCCGTACAGACTGCGGTGTTGGGGGGCGCCATGAGCGTTGTTTCGGCATGCGTCCTCCTCACCCAGGGACTCAGGGACGTGGCCCAGCACCCTGAGAGCAGTTCCAAAATGGCTGACTACCGGGAGCGCCTGCGGAGCTCTGCGTGCGCTATATCAGACGGCTGCACGCTGCTCACTCAGGCTCTAAGAGAGCGCTCCTCGCCGAGGACTCTGCCGCCAGTCAACTCTCATTCTGTGAATTAGTTCCAAGAGGAGGAAATGTAGTTCCAAACCAAAGAGACTCGGGACATCACTGCTAGTCAGGTCTCGTCCGTACAAACGACGTAGGCCTGTCAGCTGTTCCACAAGTGTCGATGAGCACATCTGCAGGGTTGTACGTCACGCTGGATGTGACAGTAATCAGACCACTTCCATCGACCCCATGTGAGCTCCTCACAAACTGACAAAACCTGAAAAGTTTACCTCAGTTTTCAGCGCtggtaaaaaatgtgttgtaGGATGAATGTGTGAACCTACCAGAGACTGACCTTCTCCCGTGACGAGTGTCTTTtaagttagcttttttttttttctgacgtgTGTGAATCTCTACTTTAAAAAAAGCTGCTGTGCGTATGTgccatagttttgtttttgttttgttgttttacacATTATTCACCTTCACTTAGTACTTTCATGTGTTTTGACATGTAAAGGAGTATTTATTTTAACCATTAATAAATGCTTTTTCTGATAAGCTGTTGTGCTACAACCTATTTATTTAAAGgccttaaattattattattattaagatttatttgaaatagggacagatacaaaaaaaacagacatctgaaacagttatccaatgtatgcatcatagtgtttgtagccaaagctaacaacaaaaacaacaacacagatccaacatcattgaaacaggaaaataaaaataataaggcaaaaatgaatcaataatgataatagaaataatacggacaaagtgcaaactcgataaaagccaataataataataacaacacaaagtgcagacATAGAGGAAGTTGTTTGCAACAATATTTGAGGGTTCAATTATAATTTACACAATGCAaaaatgctgcgatgaggtggcgacttctccagggtggaccccgccttccgcccgattgtagctgagataggcaccagcgccctccgtgaccccaaagagaataagcggtagaaaatagaggaatggaaaatgcaaaaatgcataaATTATACCATTTTGTATTTTCAAAAAGTAATTAAAATAGTGCAACATATATCAATATGCTTTTTAATTTAATGatgcatttgtatttattttatgcagtatatgatatatatttttagttATGTAATTATACTTATTAGGATTTTTATGGGTTAATAATAGTGAAATAATTTAGTTAGGTAAATATTTTATTTGGGTGTGGGATACTTTCAGAGATTATTCCTCGTGGAGGAATGGAAGTTCATGCCATGGTGTCAGCAAACACAACCTCAAGTGTTGTTGAATGGCAGCTCCTCACTTTCAACATCTCTGGGGAAGATGTATTTTGAGTTAAATGATCGACCGTATAGTCCAATGTATGACACAATTGGAGCGTAGCACTGCGAGTCTGcatcatactgaagcagaatgagtcgataACGCCAGCCAAAGACATTAAAAATAGCAGTTTTGCAGTAGTagtttatttattaaaatatagagaagatgctgatggtgtgtttgacagaaaagTTTGGAAGATATATTGTAAAAATTTGCTCTTCAAGATAAATGTTCACTATTATTACATGAagtcataaaactactgtagttgtttttaCTGCATtctgttgtattgtttttatacatttcTTTTCCAAAagcttgtttttttaaaaggcGAGTTAATGTGTTAAACTC
Above is a genomic segment from Nerophis ophidion isolate RoL-2023_Sa linkage group LG02, RoL_Noph_v1.0, whole genome shotgun sequence containing:
- the tlnrd1 gene encoding talin rod domain-containing protein 1, whose protein sequence is MASGGSGKSSGEGSAVVPGGSLQQRKRLSSVCDACKAKMQLVADLLLLSSETRPIMASEGMALADTFDQCRDTVIARTKELSILTHDIQSQLNMGRFTEVGDRLSEMADLVVSLTECSAHAAYLAAVETTGSQPCSLGLVDRYKVTRCRHEVEQSCGVLRGTALPDLTPQLLLEISQNISTNLKTLTDISSLASERSRDRFAKEQFKLSVKSMSTSGTAFLACVREIKTQPGELTRNRCVLFSGALVHAVNALVGFATEPLFLGRAASISTEGKAVQTAVLGGAMSVVSACVLLTQGLRDVAQHPESSSKMADYRERLRSSACAISDGCTLLTQALRERSSPRTLPPVNSHSVN